One window from the genome of Luteithermobacter gelatinilyticus encodes:
- a CDS encoding (2Fe-2S)-binding protein — translation MINFTLNGKAHSYDGDSEMPLLWYLRDEAGLTGTKYACGIGECGACMVHLNGQAMQSCLIQMGDLDGAMVTTIEGLSAQGDHPVQMAWKEHNVPQCGYCQSGQIMMAAALIAENPNMSEQEIRREMWGNICRCGTYQRIVNAVKSAAEKSK, via the coding sequence ATGATCAACTTCACACTAAATGGCAAGGCGCACAGCTATGACGGGGATTCGGAAATGCCCCTGTTGTGGTATTTGCGCGATGAAGCGGGACTTACGGGCACCAAATATGCTTGCGGGATTGGCGAATGCGGTGCCTGCATGGTGCATCTTAACGGCCAGGCCATGCAAAGTTGCCTTATACAGATGGGGGACCTGGACGGAGCCATGGTGACCACCATAGAAGGGCTTTCGGCGCAAGGGGATCATCCGGTGCAGATGGCCTGGAAAGAACATAACGTGCCGCAGTGCGGTTATTGTCAGTCGGGCCAGATCATGATGGCGGCGGCGCTGATTGCCGAAAACCCCAATATGAGTGAACAGGAAATTCGTCGGGAAATGTGGGGCAACATCTGCCGTTGCGGCACCTATCAGCGGATAGTGAATGCCGTAAAATCAGCTGCGGAGAAGTCAAAATGA
- a CDS encoding xanthine dehydrogenase family protein molybdopterin-binding subunit produces MTRIMNVSRRHLIKSAVVGGLALSAEVSGFSLMRAFAGEKSLTPNLYVVIDPDGSVHITAHRSEMGQGTKTGLPQVVADELGADWSQVRIIQAIGDSRLGDQNTDGSRSVRRFYEKMREMGAAARQMMERAAAREWGVPVEEVHADNHRILHKKSGKTMPFGKAAVLAADDAVPGREELNFKSPADFTLIGKPVKIYDLDDMVSGRAIYAQDLHREGMLVAVIQRPPVFGATVKQYDAAQALKIAGVEKVIRMPDVQTPTAFTPLGGVAVLAKNTWSAMKGREALEIEWSSSPHDRHDSAAYQQELMKTAQKAGSFVGRHDGDVDQALAKSDKVVEADYLMPYYAHAPMEPPAALAHVTGETAEIWACVQDPQSTQDVVAATLGLKKENVTVHVTLLGGAFGRKSKSDFVAEAAFLSQQTGKPVKVVWTREDDIRHDYYHAISAQHLKAGLDKNGAVIAWNHNSVFPTIGSIFSPGADQPLPFEMGLGLVDLPYNIPNIRAEVGKTQAHIRIGWVRSVCNIHHAFAVGSFMDELAHAAGRDPRDFLLEHLTPDREIPVDSFNAKFNYGEKQTDYPFETARLKHVVRLVTDKAGWGRKLPKGHGLGLACHYSFLSHIAVVAEVAVKDGAVTIPRVDLAIDCGRYINPDRVIAQMEGSIIFSISHALTSELSIKGGKVEQSNFHDYRLARCDMTPDIRVHLVDSDDKPRGVGEPGVPPVTAAICNGIFAATGKRIRKLPIAEPF; encoded by the coding sequence ATGACCCGTATTATGAATGTCAGCCGCCGTCACCTGATCAAATCTGCTGTTGTTGGCGGTCTGGCCCTGAGCGCTGAAGTGAGCGGATTTTCGCTGATGCGGGCTTTTGCTGGAGAAAAGTCCCTTACCCCGAATCTTTATGTGGTCATAGATCCGGACGGTAGCGTACATATCACGGCGCATCGCTCAGAAATGGGACAAGGTACGAAAACCGGCCTGCCGCAGGTGGTGGCGGATGAGCTGGGCGCGGACTGGAGCCAAGTCAGAATCATTCAGGCCATTGGTGATTCGCGCCTGGGGGACCAAAATACGGACGGATCGCGCTCAGTGAGGCGTTTTTATGAAAAAATGCGGGAGATGGGCGCGGCAGCGCGGCAGATGATGGAGCGGGCCGCAGCGAGGGAATGGGGCGTTCCCGTGGAAGAGGTCCATGCGGATAACCACCGAATTTTGCATAAAAAGTCAGGCAAAACGATGCCTTTTGGAAAGGCGGCAGTTCTCGCGGCTGATGATGCCGTACCCGGGCGGGAGGAGCTGAACTTTAAGTCACCAGCGGACTTCACGTTGATTGGAAAACCGGTCAAAATCTATGATCTGGACGACATGGTCAGCGGTCGGGCCATTTATGCCCAGGATCTGCATAGGGAAGGCATGCTGGTGGCGGTTATTCAGCGGCCGCCGGTTTTTGGGGCCACGGTCAAACAGTATGATGCGGCGCAGGCGCTGAAAATTGCGGGTGTGGAAAAAGTGATTCGCATGCCGGATGTGCAGACCCCTACGGCCTTTACCCCGTTGGGGGGCGTGGCGGTGCTGGCCAAAAACACCTGGTCTGCCATGAAAGGCCGCGAGGCGCTGGAAATTGAATGGAGTTCCAGCCCCCATGATCGCCATGACAGTGCGGCGTATCAGCAGGAGCTGATGAAAACGGCGCAGAAAGCCGGTTCTTTTGTGGGCCGTCATGACGGTGATGTGGATCAGGCGCTGGCAAAGTCTGATAAGGTCGTTGAGGCAGATTACCTGATGCCGTATTACGCTCATGCGCCCATGGAACCGCCGGCGGCCTTGGCTCATGTCACAGGAGAGACGGCGGAAATCTGGGCCTGTGTGCAGGACCCGCAATCCACACAGGATGTGGTGGCGGCGACCCTGGGGCTGAAAAAGGAGAATGTCACCGTACATGTCACGCTCCTTGGCGGGGCTTTCGGGCGCAAATCCAAATCCGACTTTGTGGCCGAAGCGGCGTTTTTGTCCCAGCAAACAGGAAAACCCGTCAAAGTGGTCTGGACCCGCGAGGATGACATCCGTCATGATTATTATCACGCCATCAGCGCCCAGCATCTGAAAGCCGGGCTGGATAAAAATGGCGCGGTGATCGCCTGGAACCATAATTCGGTTTTCCCCACCATCGGATCCATTTTCAGCCCCGGCGCGGATCAGCCCCTGCCGTTTGAGATGGGGTTGGGATTGGTGGATCTGCCCTATAACATTCCCAATATCCGGGCCGAAGTAGGTAAGACCCAGGCCCATATCCGGATCGGTTGGGTCCGCTCGGTCTGCAACATTCACCACGCCTTTGCCGTAGGCTCGTTCATGGATGAACTGGCCCATGCCGCCGGCCGCGATCCACGAGATTTTCTGCTTGAACATCTGACCCCGGACCGGGAAATTCCGGTGGACAGCTTCAACGCCAAATTCAATTATGGTGAAAAACAGACGGATTATCCTTTTGAGACGGCGCGTCTCAAACATGTTGTCCGACTGGTCACCGACAAGGCCGGTTGGGGTCGGAAACTCCCCAAAGGGCATGGCTTGGGGCTGGCTTGTCATTACAGTTTTCTCAGCCACATTGCCGTTGTGGCCGAGGTGGCGGTCAAGGATGGCGCGGTGACGATCCCGCGGGTGGATCTGGCGATTGATTGCGGGCGGTATATCAATCCTGACCGGGTGATTGCCCAGATGGAAGGGTCCATTATTTTTTCCATATCCCATGCCCTGACCTCGGAACTGAGCATTAAGGGTGGCAAGGTGGAACAAAGCAACTTTCATGATTACCGGCTGGCGCGTTGTGATATGACGCCGGATATCCGGGTTCATCTGGTGGACAGTGACGATAAGCCACGCGGGGTGGGCGAGCCCGGTGTACCGCCGGTTACCGCCGCCATTTGCAATGGGATTTTTGCGGCCACCGGCAAACGTATCAGAAAGCTGCCGATAGCTGAGCCGTTTTAG
- the hisI gene encoding phosphoribosyl-AMP cyclohydrolase: MTASIPEKIIQQVLSRLKFDADGLIPAIAQQHDTGEVLMMAWMTAEAVSETLKTGQVCYWSRSRRALWRKGESSGQVQMLKNFRIDCDGDTLLLLVEQEGVACHTGRRSCFFEEVTARGLKIISEVEKDPAELYGKSE; this comes from the coding sequence ATGACCGCCAGCATTCCGGAAAAAATTATTCAGCAGGTGCTCTCCCGGCTTAAATTTGATGCTGATGGGCTAATCCCGGCCATTGCCCAACAGCATGATACGGGGGAAGTGCTGATGATGGCGTGGATGACAGCCGAAGCGGTGAGCGAAACCCTGAAGACGGGGCAGGTCTGTTACTGGTCGCGCTCCCGCCGGGCGTTGTGGCGCAAGGGGGAAAGTTCCGGACAGGTCCAGATGCTCAAAAATTTTCGCATCGACTGTGACGGCGATACGCTGTTATTGCTGGTGGAGCAAGAAGGCGTGGCCTGTCACACCGGACGGCGCAGCTGCTTTTTTGAGGAAGTCACAGCCCGCGGTCTGAAAATTATCAGCGAGGTGGAAAAGGACCCCGCTGAACTTTACGGCAAATCGGAATAG
- a CDS encoding Fur family transcriptional regulator: MMQTAAKHDHDKCIEQALSAARDICDRREMRFTPLRRRVLELVWRGHKPVTAYELLDLLSVGQKKVAPPTVYRALDFLIEQGLVHRIESLNAFIGCPDPAHRHQGHFLICKKCRTVAEVTETALDRHITRIAADHGYSSEQSMLEVMGLCANCR; this comes from the coding sequence ATGATGCAAACTGCCGCCAAACATGATCATGACAAATGTATCGAGCAGGCCCTGAGCGCCGCCCGGGATATCTGCGACCGTCGCGAGATGCGGTTTACCCCGCTCCGCCGCAGAGTTTTGGAGCTGGTCTGGCGGGGGCACAAGCCGGTGACGGCCTATGAGCTACTGGATCTTTTGAGTGTGGGGCAGAAAAAAGTTGCCCCGCCGACCGTTTATCGTGCCTTGGATTTTCTCATAGAACAGGGACTTGTGCACCGGATTGAATCCCTCAACGCTTTTATCGGCTGTCCGGACCCAGCGCACCGACATCAGGGCCATTTTCTGATTTGCAAAAAATGCCGGACCGTTGCCGAAGTCACTGAAACGGCTCTTGATCGGCACATTACCCGAATAGCCGCAGATCATGGCTACAGCAGCGAACAGAGCATGCTCGAAGTCATGGGCCTGTGTGCCAATTGCCGGTGA
- the znuC gene encoding zinc ABC transporter ATP-binding protein ZnuC, with amino-acid sequence MQGRAEPILELEGISLSFRGREVLSNVSLSVMAGEIVTLIGPNGAGKSTLMKIALGLVQPDNGHVRRRKALRIGYMPQKVMLDDSLPLTVQHFLRLRPGTTAQQMERVLHQVRLMARIDNPVQNLSGGEMQRLLLARALLGQPDFLVLDEPVQGVDITGQEELYRLITTIRDETGCAVLMISHDLHMVMAGADQVICLNGHICCQGAPDSVRDHPEYRALFAPGVENVALYTHHHDHHHDSRGNVVPGCLPDHNPSQTTGPKKHD; translated from the coding sequence ATGCAGGGCCGGGCGGAGCCAATACTTGAGCTTGAGGGTATTTCCCTGTCCTTTCGGGGACGGGAGGTGCTCTCGAATGTGAGCCTGAGTGTCATGGCGGGGGAAATTGTGACCTTGATCGGCCCCAATGGCGCCGGGAAAAGCACCCTGATGAAAATTGCTCTGGGGCTTGTGCAGCCGGACAACGGACATGTCCGTCGCCGAAAGGCGCTGCGGATCGGGTATATGCCCCAGAAAGTGATGCTGGATGACAGCCTGCCGCTGACGGTGCAGCATTTTTTAAGACTGAGGCCCGGCACCACAGCCCAACAGATGGAACGAGTTCTGCACCAGGTCAGACTTATGGCCCGGATTGACAACCCTGTCCAAAATCTTTCAGGGGGGGAAATGCAACGGTTGCTCTTGGCCCGGGCGCTTTTGGGACAGCCCGATTTTCTGGTGCTTGATGAGCCGGTGCAGGGGGTGGATATTACCGGTCAGGAAGAATTGTACCGGCTGATCACCACTATACGGGACGAAACGGGATGCGCTGTTCTGATGATTTCCCATGATCTGCATATGGTCATGGCCGGGGCGGATCAGGTGATTTGTCTGAACGGCCATATCTGCTGTCAGGGCGCCCCGGATTCCGTGCGGGATCATCCCGAATACAGGGCGTTGTTTGCGCCCGGGGTGGAAAATGTCGCCCTCTATACCCATCATCATGATCATCACCATGACAGCCGGGGAAATGTTGTGCCCGGTTGCCTGCCGGATCATAACCCGTCGCAGACGACAGGGCCAAAGAAACATGATTGA
- a CDS encoding iron chelate uptake ABC transporter family permease subunit, whose translation MEDFILNALIAGSLVALVAGPLGCFLVWRHMAYFGDTIAHSALMGVALGVALGTASPLIMVAVCAVVALLLLVLQQDRSLSSDTLLGILAHSALSIGLIVISLQPAVRQDMMYYLIGDILAVNAEDITGILIMALLVLAGLLLIWKSLLSITVHEDLARVEGVAVGRTKAAYMLMIAVLVALAMKVIGVLLVTALMIIPAAGARNITRTPLAMTLISALIGVISVFAGITLSGTWDVPTGPAIVLAAVAIFSASRIYYFLSK comes from the coding sequence ATTGAGGATTTTATTCTGAATGCTCTTATTGCCGGCAGCCTGGTGGCTCTAGTGGCGGGTCCTCTGGGGTGTTTTCTGGTCTGGCGGCATATGGCCTATTTCGGCGACACCATTGCTCATTCCGCGCTAATGGGGGTGGCGCTGGGTGTGGCGTTGGGGACGGCAAGTCCGCTGATTATGGTGGCGGTTTGCGCCGTGGTGGCGCTGCTGTTGCTGGTATTGCAGCAGGACCGTAGCCTTTCCTCGGATACCTTGCTGGGTATTCTGGCTCACAGCGCCTTGTCTATCGGTCTGATCGTTATCTCACTGCAACCGGCTGTCCGGCAGGACATGATGTATTATCTTATTGGGGATATTCTGGCCGTAAACGCCGAGGATATTACCGGTATTCTGATCATGGCGCTGTTGGTGCTTGCCGGGCTATTGCTTATCTGGAAGTCTCTGCTATCCATTACCGTTCATGAGGACCTGGCCCGGGTGGAGGGCGTAGCCGTGGGACGCACCAAGGCCGCCTATATGCTGATGATTGCGGTCCTGGTCGCGTTGGCAATGAAAGTGATCGGCGTGCTTCTGGTTACTGCATTGATGATTATTCCCGCCGCTGGGGCGCGCAACATCACCCGCACGCCGCTTGCCATGACGTTGATTTCGGCGCTGATCGGGGTGATTTCGGTTTTTGCCGGAATCACTTTGTCTGGAACCTGGGATGTTCCAACTGGTCCGGCCATCGTGCTGGCGGCTGTGGCTATCTTTTCTGCGTCAAGAATTTATTATTTTTTATCAAAATAA
- a CDS encoding cystathionine beta-lyase — MKKETRLVDAGRRKEWTGKVVNPPVYHASTVIFDTLADMKNAIRHREKNHLYYGRRGTPTQFAFQDALCELEGGAGCALYPSGLAAISGAILSFVESGDHILMVDGAYEPTRSFCDTVLKRMGVETTYYDPLIGAEIRKLLRPNTRVVFVESPCSLTMEVQDVPAIAKAAHDHGAIVMMDNTWGTPLYFKPFEHGVDISIQAATKYIVGHSDVMLGTATATPEHWDQLREMSFQMGYCAAPDDVYLALRGLRTLGLRLKQHQENALILARWLEEREEVDHVRHPALPGCPGHDIWKRDFTGSCGLFSFFLKQGSEKALAAFLDGMQHFKMGFSWGGYESLILPVQNIARIRTATPAPTSGPLIRLHVGIEHPDDLIADLEQGFKRLRAN; from the coding sequence ATGAAAAAGGAAACCCGACTCGTCGATGCCGGCCGGCGCAAGGAATGGACCGGGAAAGTCGTAAATCCTCCCGTTTATCATGCCTCGACAGTGATTTTCGATACCCTCGCGGATATGAAAAACGCCATCCGCCACCGGGAAAAGAACCATCTTTATTATGGTCGGCGGGGCACCCCCACACAGTTTGCCTTTCAGGACGCCCTGTGCGAACTGGAAGGCGGCGCCGGATGCGCCCTGTATCCTTCCGGTCTCGCCGCTATATCCGGTGCGATCCTGTCTTTTGTGGAAAGCGGGGATCACATTCTTATGGTGGACGGCGCCTATGAACCAACCCGCAGCTTTTGTGATACTGTCCTCAAGCGTATGGGGGTGGAAACCACCTATTACGATCCGCTTATCGGCGCAGAAATCCGCAAACTTCTGCGCCCCAATACCCGGGTTGTATTTGTAGAATCCCCCTGCTCTCTCACGATGGAAGTTCAGGACGTTCCCGCCATAGCCAAAGCCGCCCATGATCATGGCGCTATTGTCATGATGGACAATACCTGGGGCACCCCACTGTATTTCAAACCCTTCGAGCATGGCGTAGATATCTCCATCCAGGCCGCCACAAAATATATCGTCGGTCATTCAGACGTGATGCTTGGCACCGCCACGGCCACACCCGAACATTGGGACCAGCTTCGGGAAATGAGTTTTCAGATGGGGTATTGCGCGGCCCCTGATGATGTTTATCTGGCGCTGAGGGGCCTGCGCACCCTGGGACTGCGCCTGAAACAGCATCAGGAAAATGCCCTTATCCTTGCCCGTTGGCTGGAAGAGCGGGAAGAAGTTGACCATGTACGCCACCCGGCTCTGCCCGGCTGTCCGGGCCACGATATCTGGAAACGGGACTTTACCGGCAGTTGCGGGCTGTTTTCCTTTTTCCTCAAACAGGGTAGCGAAAAGGCACTGGCCGCCTTTCTGGACGGCATGCAGCATTTCAAGATGGGCTTCAGCTGGGGGGGGTATGAAAGCCTGATCCTGCCCGTCCAAAACATCGCCCGTATCCGCACCGCTACCCCCGCGCCAACCTCAGGTCCACTGATCCGCCTGCATGTGGGTATCGAGCATCCGGACGACCTGATCGCTGACCTGGAACAGGGCTTCAAGAGATTGAGAGCGAATTGA
- the sseA gene encoding 3-mercaptopyruvate sulfurtransferase, whose amino-acid sequence MAENYPALVSTQWLADHLHAPDVRVVDASWHMPDQGRDARAEYNEAHIPGAVFLDLDDVCDTDIDLPHMLPSPEKLSSRLRKLGLGDGMRIVIYDNSDVKSAARAWFMLRCFGHRDVAVLDGGFQKWRAENRPTEDIPPIPGPRHFTARFNNTMVRDLDQMLANLHTRREQVIDARGEPRFKGSVPEPRPNMKSGHIPDSLNIPYTTLLDPKDGTYRPAEDLKKIFQEAGVDLKKPVVTSCGSGITACVLALGLHLVGHQEVAVYDGSWAEWGSHPDTPVEK is encoded by the coding sequence ATGGCAGAGAATTATCCCGCGCTCGTTTCCACACAATGGCTCGCTGACCATCTTCACGCCCCTGACGTAAGAGTGGTAGACGCTTCCTGGCATATGCCGGATCAGGGGCGCGACGCCCGGGCAGAATATAACGAGGCCCATATCCCCGGCGCGGTGTTTCTGGATCTGGATGACGTCTGTGATACAGACATAGATCTGCCACATATGCTGCCAAGTCCTGAAAAACTTTCCAGTCGCCTGCGCAAGCTTGGTCTGGGGGATGGCATGCGCATTGTCATCTATGACAACAGCGACGTCAAATCCGCCGCGCGGGCCTGGTTCATGTTGAGATGTTTCGGACATCGGGACGTGGCAGTCCTTGATGGCGGTTTTCAAAAGTGGCGGGCGGAAAACCGCCCCACAGAAGATATTCCTCCCATTCCGGGACCACGGCATTTTACCGCCCGGTTCAATAACACCATGGTTCGGGATCTGGATCAGATGCTGGCCAATCTGCATACCCGACGGGAACAGGTGATTGATGCCCGCGGCGAACCCCGTTTCAAGGGCAGCGTGCCGGAACCTCGGCCGAATATGAAATCAGGTCACATCCCCGATAGTCTCAATATTCCCTATACGACCCTGCTTGACCCAAAAGACGGCACCTATCGTCCTGCGGAAGACCTGAAAAAAATATTCCAGGAGGCAGGAGTGGATCTTAAAAAACCGGTAGTCACTAGTTGCGGGTCCGGTATTACGGCCTGTGTGCTGGCCCTGGGCCTTCACCTGGTGGGCCACCAGGAAGTGGCCGTTTATGACGGCTCTTGGGCGGAATGGGGCAGCCACCCGGATACGCCGGTGGAAAAATAA
- a CDS encoding cysteine synthase A translates to MKICDGLVEAIGNTPLIKLKKASEETGCTILGKAEFLNPGGSVKDRAALYIIRDAEEKGLLKPGGTIVEGTAGNTGIGLGLVGNALGYKTVIVMPETQSQEKKDMLRLCGCDLRLVPAVPYKDPNNYVKYSGRLAEEIAATSPNGAIWANQFDNVANRKAHYLGTGPEIWEQTEGTVDAFTCAVGSGGTLGGVSMALKERNKNVKIVLADPMGAALYHYYKYGELKAEGTSITEGIGQGRITANLEGVEVDDAYQIPDAEALEVVFDLLKYEGLCLGGSSGINVAGAIRLAKEMGPGHTIVTVLCDYGTRYQSKLFNPDFLKEQGLPYPDWL, encoded by the coding sequence ATGAAGATATGTGACGGTTTAGTGGAAGCCATCGGAAACACGCCACTGATCAAGCTCAAAAAAGCCTCTGAAGAAACCGGGTGTACCATTCTGGGCAAAGCAGAGTTCCTTAACCCGGGTGGATCCGTCAAGGATCGCGCCGCCTTGTATATTATACGGGATGCGGAAGAAAAAGGTCTTTTAAAGCCGGGCGGCACCATTGTGGAAGGTACAGCCGGCAATACCGGCATCGGCCTTGGTCTGGTGGGAAATGCCCTGGGATATAAAACCGTTATCGTCATGCCGGAAACCCAGTCACAGGAAAAAAAGGATATGCTCAGATTATGTGGCTGTGATCTCAGACTGGTCCCGGCGGTGCCCTACAAGGATCCGAACAACTACGTCAAATATTCCGGCCGTCTGGCCGAGGAAATTGCCGCCACCTCCCCCAATGGCGCGATTTGGGCCAATCAGTTCGATAATGTAGCCAACCGTAAGGCCCATTATCTGGGCACTGGCCCGGAAATCTGGGAGCAGACAGAGGGCACCGTGGATGCTTTCACCTGTGCAGTTGGCAGTGGCGGCACATTGGGCGGGGTGTCGATGGCGCTGAAAGAACGCAACAAGAATGTCAAAATCGTCCTGGCTGACCCGATGGGCGCGGCGTTGTATCATTATTATAAATACGGCGAACTGAAAGCCGAAGGCACTTCCATAACCGAAGGCATCGGTCAGGGGCGCATCACCGCCAATCTGGAAGGAGTAGAGGTGGATGACGCCTATCAGATTCCAGATGCCGAAGCGCTTGAGGTTGTGTTTGACCTTCTGAAATATGAAGGGTTGTGCCTTGGCGGCTCCTCCGGCATCAACGTGGCGGGTGCCATCCGTCTGGCAAAGGAAATGGGACCGGGACACACCATTGTGACAGTCCTATGCGATTATGGTACAAGGTACCAGAGCAAACTCTTTAACCCTGACTTCCTCAAGGAACAGGGACTGCCCTACCCGGACTGGCTCTAG
- the queF gene encoding preQ(1) synthase, whose protein sequence is MSKEIYKGLSQLGGTAKLPESPEQAVLEKVPNPRPDSRYFVRFTCPEFTSLCPVTGQPDFAHLVIDYVPDGFLVESKSLKLYLHSFRNHAAFHEDCTVGIGERLVEELKPHWLRIGGYWYPRGGIPIDVFFQTGTPPQGVWIPDQGVPAYRGRG, encoded by the coding sequence ATGAGTAAGGAAATTTATAAAGGTTTGTCCCAGTTGGGCGGAACGGCGAAACTGCCTGAAAGCCCCGAACAGGCGGTGCTGGAAAAGGTTCCCAACCCGCGGCCGGACTCCCGATATTTTGTACGTTTTACCTGTCCCGAATTCACTTCTCTATGTCCGGTCACCGGACAGCCTGACTTTGCCCATCTGGTCATTGATTATGTGCCGGACGGGTTTCTCGTCGAGAGCAAGTCGCTGAAGCTCTATCTGCATTCTTTCCGTAACCATGCCGCTTTTCATGAAGACTGCACAGTTGGAATTGGGGAGAGGCTGGTGGAAGAATTAAAACCACACTGGCTGAGGATTGGCGGATACTGGTATCCGCGTGGCGGTATTCCCATTGATGTCTTTTTTCAGACCGGCACGCCACCCCAAGGGGTCTGGATTCCGGACCAAGGGGTTCCCGCTTATCGGGGCAGGGGATAA
- the queE gene encoding 7-carboxy-7-deazaguanine synthase, translating into MTYSVKELFYTLQGEGARTGRAAIFCRFSGCNFWSGLEKDRENATCRFCDTDFVGTDGPGGGKFASPQELARAAARLWQENTQDRGRPYLVCTGGEPLLQLDEPLIEAFHDAGFEVAVETNGSLPVPKTVDWICVSPKSLTNLVQKQGHELKLVYPQENIRPEDVADLAFKHFFLQPMDGFGPDANGQDTEKFRQDNTRKALDYCRRHPQWRLSLQTHKILQIP; encoded by the coding sequence ATGACCTATAGTGTAAAGGAACTCTTTTATACCCTTCAGGGTGAAGGGGCACGCACCGGCCGGGCCGCCATCTTCTGCCGGTTCAGCGGCTGCAATTTCTGGTCCGGGCTGGAAAAGGACCGTGAAAACGCCACATGCCGCTTTTGTGATACGGATTTTGTGGGCACCGATGGCCCCGGCGGCGGCAAATTTGCCTCACCACAGGAACTGGCCCGCGCCGCCGCAAGGCTATGGCAGGAAAACACACAGGATCGGGGACGCCCATATCTTGTCTGCACCGGCGGCGAACCCCTGCTACAGCTGGACGAGCCTCTGATCGAGGCCTTTCACGACGCAGGGTTTGAAGTAGCCGTCGAAACCAACGGTAGCCTGCCCGTTCCGAAAACAGTGGACTGGATCTGCGTCAGCCCCAAATCCCTCACTAACCTTGTCCAGAAACAGGGACATGAGCTGAAGCTGGTTTATCCACAGGAAAACATTCGCCCGGAAGATGTGGCTGATCTGGCCTTTAAGCATTTTTTTCTACAACCCATGGACGGATTTGGCCCCGACGCAAACGGGCAGGACACCGAAAAATTCAGACAGGACAATACCCGCAAGGCGCTGGACTACTGCCGGCGCCATCCCCAATGGCGGCTCAGTCTACAGACCCACAAGATCCTGCAAATTCCCTGA
- the queC gene encoding 7-cyano-7-deazaguanine synthase QueC: MTAIKKAIVLLSGGLDSTTCVAIARDQGFAVYGLSFRYGQRHTIELEAARRVAQSMQISHHVVAEIDLGIFGGSALTDDIPVPKGRSHEDMSEDVPVTYVPARNTIFLSFALAYAEVLGANDIFIGVNALDYSGYPDCRPEFIAAFEKMANLATKAGTQDHRKLNIHTPLIHMSKAEIIRTGLSLGVDYSLTTSCYDPAKDGAACGQCDACLLRLKGFAEANARDPIPYQDAMTS; the protein is encoded by the coding sequence ATGACGGCAATCAAAAAAGCCATAGTTTTATTAAGCGGCGGACTCGATTCCACCACCTGTGTCGCCATTGCCCGGGATCAGGGATTCGCGGTATACGGGTTGAGCTTCCGTTATGGGCAACGTCACACCATTGAACTAGAAGCCGCCCGGCGAGTCGCGCAAAGCATGCAAATCAGCCATCACGTGGTTGCCGAAATTGATCTGGGGATTTTCGGGGGATCCGCCCTGACGGACGATATCCCTGTGCCCAAGGGACGCAGCCATGAGGATATGAGCGAAGATGTGCCGGTCACCTATGTCCCGGCCCGCAACACCATTTTCCTGTCCTTTGCCCTTGCCTATGCCGAAGTCCTTGGCGCCAACGACATTTTTATCGGCGTGAACGCACTGGACTACAGCGGGTATCCGGATTGTCGCCCTGAATTTATTGCCGCTTTTGAAAAAATGGCCAATCTGGCCACCAAGGCCGGCACCCAAGACCACCGGAAATTGAACATCCACACCCCGCTGATTCACATGTCCAAGGCGGAAATTATCCGCACGGGGCTGTCTTTGGGGGTGGATTACAGTTTAACCACCAGCTGTTATGATCCGGCAAAAGACGGCGCGGCCTGCGGCCAATGTGACGCCTGCCTGCTGCGCCTCAAGGGATTTGCCGAAGCAAACGCCAGGGACCCCATTCCCTACCAGGATGCCATGACATCATGA